The segment GATTCGCGGTAACTTGCGCGGCTATCAGCCACCTCGGCATCGAAAAGATGCAGCTTGTCGTAGCGCGCCACGCGACGCCCCTGGTCGTCGTACACCAGCGAACAGGCATAGGGCCTGGCGCCTGGCGCACCGTCGGGCGGCAAGGCAATGGTGCCGGCCACCAGCCACAAACCGAACTCCCGCGTGACTGCGCTCAACCAGGGCAGGATCGGCCCCAGCCCCTCGGCCTCCGCGCGCGCAATGGCAGGCACCTGCGGATGACCGAGCGCAGCGAAGTTCTCTGGCAGCACCGCCAGCCGCGCGCCAGCTTCGGCGGCCTCGGCGAGCAGCTCGCGAGCAGTCTGCAGATTGCGGGCGATATCCGCCTGGCTGACCATCTGGATGACTGCGATCGACATGACGCACTCCACGGACGACGACTGAGCTAGTGATTTGGAATGCCCGACCGGACGGCCGTTCACTCGGGCTTCTCGAAGGGTTTGTCGAAGGTGATGCGCGGCGACTGCCAGGGCCCCTCGACGTTGTACTGGACGCTCGCGAAGCGCGCGACCCGGTCACCCAGCAGCTTGTCGAAGACGAACAGGGCGCCGCCGACGGCGGGCGCACCGACGATGAGCGCCGCCAGCGGCAGGTTGTTGCTCACCGGCAGGGTCACCAGCAGCTTGGCGTCAATGCGGTCGGCAACCATGTCGAGCGTGCCGCTGAGCTCGAGATTGCTCGAGGGGCCGCTGACGGTCACCGCCTTTTCCGTGCGGTATACGCCATCGCGCGCAACCAGCGACCCCGTCAACCGGTCGTAACTGTAGCCCTTGCCGAACAGATCCGAGAAATCCAACCGCAGGCGCCGGCCAATCGAGTTGAAGTTGAGCAGGCCGAACACGCGCAGGGCCTGCGTTCCGCCTTCCAGCTCGACGAACTGGCCTTTGCGCAGCCGCGGCTCGAGGGTTCCCGAATAGCGCGACAGGGCAAACCAGGCCGGCGAGCCAGGCCAGCTACCGTCGACATCCAGGCGAAAGCTTTCGCTGGTCGTCGACGGTGCGAAGCCCCAGGCGAGCAGCACGTCGGCCAGGTTGCTGCCCGACAACCGGCCCTGATAACGGGTGCGCCCGGCGGCCCAACTCCCGCTGCCCTGCAGCTTGAGCCCCTTGAGCTCGAGGTCGACGTCCGAGAACGTCACGCCGCTTTCGCGCGGCCGCAGCTTCAGCGCCCAAGGCCCCAGGCGGGTGTCTCCCTGCCAGACCTGGGCGATACGGATGTCCATCGGCGGCAACCTGCCCGGGTCGACTGCTGCAAGCGGGTCAGGCCGGTCGCCGCCATCGGCCTGCGGGCTCGCCGCAGGCAGGCGCAACTGCTGCAGGTCCGCCGTCACTGTCGCGCCTGGCGCATCCGGCAGCTCCAGCCGACCGCTGATCGTGTCGCTCTGAAGCCCCAGCGACCAGGCACCGGTCAGCCGCTGCAGATCGACATCCAGCCCGGCAATGTCGGTGCCGAAGCCCTGGAAACGCTCGATCCGCAGCTCGGCTCCCCGTAGCAGGCCGCCCGCTGGCGCAGCTCCGCCTGCATCGGCCAGATAGCGCTCGCGTGCCGCCTGCCAGGCCTGCAGTTCGAGCTGGTCCAGCCGCCCCCTCACACGCAGGCCGCTGCGGCTTGGCAATACCGCTGCTCCCGGGCCCAGCCTGAGTTCGCCGCGGCCCTGGCGCCAATCCTCGGCCGGTGCGGCGAAATTGAGCGCAGCCAGCTCGCCATGGCGCACCGAATAGCGCCGCTCCGGCCCTTGCAGAGTCATGCGCAGCGAAGTGTCGCGGCGCACGCCCGCTGCCTTGCCGAAGGGCGCCGGCAGATCGATGCTGGCGCCGAGCAACGATGAATCGATCTGCAGCAGGCTGTCGGCCCCATCGAGCCCGAGTCGCAGTTGATAGGGCAGCTCGCCGCTGATGGGCAATGGCTGCTCGATACCGAGCCACTGGGCCAACCGCTCGAGCGCGATGCTGCCTTGCGCTTCGATGCGGGTCGAGGGCGCGCCGGAGCTGCCGGTAGCAACCGCACGACCGCGCACTGAACGGCCGAAGGCCTGCGCCGAAAAGCGCTCGGCGCTGAATCCACGTTCGCTGTCGTAACGGAAACTGCCACTCAGCTGGTCGAAGGCCAGCGCGGGTTGCGGAATGCTCAACCGCGCCTCTTCGCTATGGAAGTCGACCGCCACCCGTGGCTTGCCGCCCTGCGCCAGCGGGATCTGCAGGTCCAGCTGGCCTTCCAGGCGCCCCTCACCCTGCCAGCCGGCGAACAGCGCCTGCGTTCCCATCGGTGCATCGCGCAACAGCGTCAGCGCATCGGCCACGCTGCTGGTGACGGCCCCCTGGATCGCCAGTTGCAGCGGCCCATCGACCTCACGCGGAATGCTGGCGCGAACGTCGCGCACCTGACTGTCGAGGATCTGCCCTTCGGCGAGACGAACCCGTATCCCGGAATCCTCGATCAGTACCTCGCCCCGGCCGCCGCGCAGGGCCGGCCAGCCCGGCCGATACGCCAGCTCCGCGTCGTGCACCTTGAAGTACAGACCCATGCTTCGCGCTTCGGCGGGCGCACCCCGATTGAGCGCGCCCTGATAGAGAAAATAGCCCTGTTCGATGGTGCCGCCGCGGATGGCCTGCTCCAGCCAATCCTTCAGGGCGGGGCTCAATGCCGGCGAGCGGCTCGGCAGGTATTTACCGGCGAAACGCGCGTCGCCGTCACTGAGCCCGACGCGCAAGTCCATATAGTCCTCGGCCGCCGGGTCGCGTCGCAGGCGGATCAGGAAGTCGCCGGCCAGGCGCCCCTCCTCACCTTCCAGTTGCAGCGCCGAGCCAACGAGGGTCAGGGCCTCCTCGTCGAGCCGCCAGGAAAGCGTTCCGCGCGCCTGGCGATACGCCCATGCTTCGGGGAACAGCGGTGCCAACTGCAGGCTGAAGTCTCGGCTGTCGAGGCGCAACTGTCCCCGGTATTGCGTACCACTCACCGTACCGGAGGCGTGCTCTACCGCGGGAATCCAATGATGGTCGCCAATGCGGATGTCATCGAGTCGAGCGGAATAGCGCAGCCGCTCCTCATCGCTTCGTCCGGGGCGAAACGCCACCCGCACATCCTGCAGCGTGCCCTGCGGCGCAAGCGCGTTCAGTGATTCCAGCCCGGCCTCCGGCAGCGGTGCCAGCGCCTGCGCCAGAGCTGCCAGCGGCGCGACCTGCAGACGATCGATACGCAGCGCCCAGTCTCCGGAAGCCGCACCGCGCTGAACGACCAGGCGCGTCTCTGCCAGGCGCTGTTCCCCGAGGTCGAACGACAAGCGCTCGGCCTGCAGGCGGTAGTCGCCATCGGCCTGCCGGTCGACATAGAGATCGGCCGCCAGATCGTCGAGCACCACGGATGCACGCGCCTGGTAGCCAGCGACCAGGTGCGCCGCGTTCAGACGCGCCGCAGCGCGCGCCAGCCCACCCCGCTCCCAGCGCGCCCAGAGCTCGCCACCGGCCTGCAGAGCCTGCAGTTGCCAGTCGCCGACGGAGCGCTTCGGCAGCCAGGCGGCCCAGTCGCTCTGTGGCAGGCTCAGGTACAGGTCGGCCTCAGCCTCGCGCCAGGCTGAAGCCTTCCCGCGCGCGCGCAGCGCGAGGCTCAGCGTCTGTCCGTCGGGCAGAACCGTACGTCCATCCAGGCGCCAGTCATCTGCACTGCTGCGCAGCGCGAGCGCCACGTAGCTGAGCGTCGCTACGGGCCCACCGGCGGGCTCGAAGGTGACCTGACTGTCTTCCAGGGCCAGCAGACGCACCGCCTGCAGCCCGCGCAGGATCCGCTCGATATCCGGAGCAGGACCCTGGCTGCGCTGCGGCAGCCCCTTGACCGCCCAACCGCCATCGCGGCCTTCCACCAGGCCAAGGTGAAGCCCGACGAGTGTCAGCGAACGCAGTATCGGCTGGCGCGCGAGCAGCGATTCGGCGATGTCGGGGACCAGGATCAGCCGATCCAGCCGCACGGCGGCCGCACCGTCGCCAAGCACCACGTCATGCGCCAGCATCTGCGGGGCAAAGCCCTGCCAGGCGCCTTCCAGCCGGCCGATGGCCACAGGCATTCCGATCGCCTGCTCGACCCGAGCCTCGACCTCCTGACGGTACTCGGCCACCAGCGGCACCAGCTGCCGGCCTAGCGCGACGTACAGCGCAGCCAGTACCAGCAGGCCGGCGGTGACGCCGAACAGGCGGTGCAACAGTCCACCAAGCAATCCCGCGGCCCCTTTCATGCGGTCCGGCTCCAGCGGTCTCTTCGTTCAAGGGACATGCCGCACCCGCTCAGAGCAGCACCACGTCGTACTGCTCCTGCGAGTACATGCTTTCGACCTGGAATTTGATGGAGCGGCCGATGAACGCTTCGAGATCGGCGACATTGCCCGACTCTTCGTCGAGCAGGCGGTCGATGACCTTCTGGTTGGCCAGCACCCGATAGCCCTCGGCCTGATAGGCGCGGGCTTCGCGCAGGATTTCGCGGAAGATCTCATAACAAACGGTTTCGGCGGTCTTCAGCTTGCCGCGCCCCTGGCAGGCCAGGCAGGGCTCGCACAGCACCTGCTCGAGGCTTTCACGGGTCCGCTTGCGGGTCATCTGCACGAGGCCCAGTTCCGTGATGCCGATGATGTTGGTCTTGGCGTGATCGCGCTCGAGCTGCTTCTCCAGCGTGCGCAATACCTGGCGGCGGTGCTCCTCGTCTTCCATGTCGATGAAGTCGATGATGATGATGCCGCCGATGTTGCGCAGCCGAAGCTGGCGGGCAATCGCCGTGGCCGCCTCGAGGTTGGTCTTGAAGATTGTCTCCTCGAGGGTGCGATGGCCGACAAAGGCGCCGGTATTGACGTCGATGGTCGTCATCGCCTCGGCCGGGTCGATGATCAGGTAGCCGCCGGACTTGAGCATCACCTTGCGCTCGAGGGCCTTCTGGATCTCGTCCTCGACACCATACAGGTCGAAGATCGGCCGTTCGCCCGGGTAGTGCTCCAGGCGGTCGCCCAGCTCGGGCATGAGCTCGCCGACGAACTGGGTGACCTTCTGGAAGTTCTCGCGTGAATCAATGCGGATCTTCTCGATCCGTGGGTTGACCAGGTCACGCAAGGTGCGCATCGCCAGTGCCAGGTCCTCGTAGATCAGCGAAGGCGCCGAGGCCGTCTTCATCTGCCCGGCTATCTGCTCCCACAGCCGGCGCAGGTAGCGGATGTCCATGAGGATCTCGTCCTTGCCGGCGCCCTCGGCCGCCGTGCGCAGAATGAACCCGCCGGCCTCCTGGATACCCTCGGCCGCGACGCATTCGGCGACAACCTGCTTGAGCCGCTCACGCTCGCCCTCGTCCTCGATGCGCAGGGAAATGCCGACGTGGCTGGTGCGCGGCATGTACACCAGATAGCGCGACGGAATCGACAGCTGCGTGGTCAGCCGCGCGCCCTTGGTGCCGATGGGGTCCTTCGTCACCTGGACCACCAGGCTCTGCCCTTCATGCACCAGCGCATTGATCGGCTCGACCGCATTGCCCTCGCGACTGGAAATTTCCGAGGCATGAATGAAAGCGGCCCGGTCCAGGCCGATGTCGACGAACGCCGCCTGCATGCCCGGCAGCACACGCACAACCTTGCCCTTGTAGATATTGCCGACGATCCCGCGCCGCTGGGTGCGTTCGACATGCACCTCCTGCAACACGCCGTTTTCCACCACCGCCACGCGCGACTCCATCGGCGTGATGTTCATCAGGATTTCTTCGCTCATTGTTATGTCCGGGGCGAGTGCAAGGGAAAAGGGCTTGATGCAGGGCATTCTAGCTGCCGGCGCGGTGCCGGGCAGGCTCTATGTCGCGGCCTGGCACCAGCGTGGCAGACCGAAGGTATCGAGCAGCTGGGCCGTCTCGCACAGCGGCAGGCCGACGACCGCCGAATAGCTGCCGGACAGCCGGCTGACGAATACCGCGCCCCAGCCCTGGATACCGTAGCCGCCAGCCTTGTCGCATGGCTCGCCACTGGCCCAGTAGGCCTCGGCCTCGGCACGGCCGATCGGGCGAAACTCGACCTCGCTGGCGACCAGGCGTACTTCGTGGCGATCATGCTGCGCCAGCGCAACGGCAGTCAGCACACGGTGGCTGCGACCGGACAAGGCCAGCAGCATTGCCAGCCCCTCGTCCCGATCGGCCGGCTTGCCGAGAATGCGGCCATCCAGAACGACACTGGTGTCGGCCCCCAGCACGCAGCCGTTCGTGTGATCCAGAAGCGCCAGGCCGGCCCGCGCCTTGCCCAATGCCAGGCGCTGCACGTAGGCCTCGGGCGACTCGCCGGGCTGAGGGGTTTCGTCGATGCTGACCGCCAGCAAGGAAAACGGGACGCCGATCTGCTGTAGCAGTTCACGGCGACGGGGTGATGCGGAGGCGAGAAACAGCGCGCCCATGCCTGGTCCTTGTGCAAATAAGCCGCAGAGTCGCATATCGGCGCAGTGACGAAAAGCGCGGCGCAAGCCAGGCCCGGCCTAATCTGCGACACCGCCGGAGCGGAACGGGAGCGCCCGCCTCAGGCGACGTCGAAGCGCCGGCGCAGCCACTGCAGCGCGACGAACAGCCACGGCCAGAGCAGCGCACTGATCGGCACCGGAATCAGGAACAGCAGCGTCGGTGGCCGGTTGCCAGTAAGCGTGTTGAGCCACAACTGCACCAGCTGTGCGATACCCAGTACCACCAGGAGCACCATGCTCTGCTGCCAGAGCGGAAACATGCGCAGGCGCTGCTGCAGGCTCAGCACGAGAAAGGCCACCAGAATCAGCGGCAGGCCGTTCTGCCCAAGCAGCGTGCCGGCCAGCACGTCGAGCGCGAGCCCGGCGCAGAAAGCCGCGCCCATGCCGCCACGATGCGGCAGCACCAGCGCCCAGTAGGCGATCACCATGCCGAGCCACAGCGGGCGGCCAAGCTCGGCACTGGCCGGCATCGGCACGATGCTGAGTACCAGGGCGATGATCAGGGTCAGCCAGATCACCCAGCCATTGCGCGGGCGCACGATCATTGCTGCGCACCCTCCTCGTCCGGTTCGGCCGCGGCTGCAGCCGGGCTCGCCTCAGGCGCAGGCGCAGGCTGATCGCCGCCACCCCCTTCGCGACGCCCGGCCTCGGCCTCAACTTCGGCCTGCGCCGCAGCCGCCGAGCGTTCCTCCGGGCTGCGCGCATCACTGAACACCAGGAGCAGATAGCGGCTGCGGTTGAGCATTGCAGTGGGGGTCGCACGGACGATGGCGAATGGCTGGCCGGAGTCGCGCACCACCTCCTTCACCTGGGCCACCGGATAGCCGCTGGGAAAGCGCTGACCCAGCCCGGAGCTGACCAGCAGATCACCCTCCTTGATGTCGGCGGTGTCCGCGACATGGCGCAGCTCCAGGTAGTCCGGGTCGCCGGTACCTACGGCGATCGCGCGCAGCCCGTTGCGATTGACCTGCACCGGGATGCTATGGGTGACGTCGGTGATCAGCAGCACGCGCGCGGCATAGGGCATGACCTCGACCACCTGCCCCATCAGCCCGCTGGCATCGAGCACCGGCTGACCGAGAAAGACACCGTCCTTTTCGCCCTTGTCGATGAGCAGCCGATGCGTGAAGGGGTTCGGATCGAGCCCGATCAGCTCCGCCACCAGCACCCGGTCATCGACCAGCGCCGCCGAGTTGAGCAATTCGCGCAGACGCACATTCTGTTCGGTCAGCATGGCCAGCTTCTGCAGGCGGCGCTGCATCAGCAGTGCCTCGGCCTTGAGCCGTTCGTTCTCGGCCATCAGTTCGCTGGTGCTGGTCAGCTGCTGGGTCGCGGTGTTCCAGGCGCGCACCGGCAGGTCGGCGAGCCAGTAGAACGGCGTCAAGGCGAGCCCGAGCTGGCTGCGTACCGGCTTGAGCGTATCGAAGCGCGCATCCACCACCATCAGCGCGACGCAAACCACGGTCAGCACCAGCAGGCGCACACCGAGCGAAGGTCCTTTGGCGAAGAGCGGCTTAATATCGATACCTCACGGATGCCGGGCTAGATACCAAAACGCGACAAGCCGGAAGGTCGCGGGGCGGCCCTCCGGCTTGTCGCCGGGAAACGACTGCGGGACTCACTCGGTGGAGAGCAGGTCCATGGCATGACGATCCATCATCTCCAGCGCTCGGCCACCGCCACGCGCAACGCAGGTCAGCGGCTCCTCGGCGACGATCACCGGCAGGCCGGTTTCCTGCGCGAGCAGCTTGTCGAGGTCTCGCAGCAGCGCGCCGCCGCCGGTCAGCACCAGGCCGCGCTCGGCGATGTCCGAGGCCAGCTCCGGCGGCGACTGTTCCAGTGCGCTCTTGACCGCCTGGACGATGGTCGCCAGCGACTCCTGCAGCGCCTCGAGCACCTCGTTGGAATTCAGAGTGAAGCTGCGCGGTACGCCTTCGGCCAGGTTGCGGCCACGCACATCGACTTCGCGCAGTTCGCCACCGGGGAAGGCCGTACCGATTTCCTGCTTGATGCGCTCGGCGGTGGATTCACCGATCAGGCTGCCGTAGTTGCGGCGCACATAGGTGACGATGGCCTCGTCGAACCGGTCGCCGCCGACGCGCACGGATTCGGCGTAGACCACACCGTTGAGGGAGATCAGCGCGATCTCGGTGGTGCCGCCGCCGATATCGACGACCATCGACCCGCGCGCCTCGTCGACCGGCAGCCCGGCGCCGATGGCGGCCGCCATCGGTTCCTCGATGAGGAACACTTCACGCGCGCCCGCACCCAGTGCCGATTCGCGGATCGCCCGACGCTCGACCTGGGTCGACTTGCACGGCACGCAGATCAGCACGCGCGGCGACGGTTGCAGGAAGCTGTTCTCATGCACCTTGTTGATGAAGTACTGCAGCATTTTTTCGCAGACGCTGAAGTCGGCGATGACGCCATCCTTCATCGGGCGGATGGCGTTGATGTTGCCCGGGGTACGGCCCAGCATGCGCTTGGCCTCGGTGCCGACAGCCACGACGCTTTTCTGATTGCCGTGGCTGCGAATGGCGACCACCGACGGCTCGTCCAGGACGATGCCGCGATCGCGCACGTAAATAAGGGTATTGGCAGTGCCCAGGTCGATCGACAGATCGCTGGAAAACATGCCACGCAGTTTCTTGAACATTGGAGAAGGGCCCTTGGGGCAAACGCGTGGGGAAAAAATTGCCGCAAACTCTAACAACGGCATCAGGTCAGGGCAAGGCGCGATTCGGCGCAGCGCCGAGCGGGTGTGCACCAATCGGCGAAAAGCGCATCTGCCGCTGCGCCACGTCCCGCCCCACGCGCTACCGGGAAGCGGCTCCGGCATGTACCATT is part of the Stutzerimonas balearica DSM 6083 genome and harbors:
- the mreD gene encoding rod shape-determining protein MreD, giving the protein MIVRPRNGWVIWLTLIIALVLSIVPMPASAELGRPLWLGMVIAYWALVLPHRGGMGAAFCAGLALDVLAGTLLGQNGLPLILVAFLVLSLQQRLRMFPLWQQSMVLLVVLGIAQLVQLWLNTLTGNRPPTLLFLIPVPISALLWPWLFVALQWLRRRFDVA
- the mreC gene encoding rod shape-determining protein MreC, with the translated sequence MRLLVLTVVCVALMVVDARFDTLKPVRSQLGLALTPFYWLADLPVRAWNTATQQLTSTSELMAENERLKAEALLMQRRLQKLAMLTEQNVRLRELLNSAALVDDRVLVAELIGLDPNPFTHRLLIDKGEKDGVFLGQPVLDASGLMGQVVEVMPYAARVLLITDVTHSIPVQVNRNGLRAIAVGTGDPDYLELRHVADTADIKEGDLLVSSGLGQRFPSGYPVAQVKEVVRDSGQPFAIVRATPTAMLNRSRYLLLVFSDARSPEERSAAAAQAEVEAEAGRREGGGGDQPAPAPEASPAAAAAEPDEEGAQQ
- a CDS encoding Maf family protein produces the protein MGALFLASASPRRRELLQQIGVPFSLLAVSIDETPQPGESPEAYVQRLALGKARAGLALLDHTNGCVLGADTSVVLDGRILGKPADRDEGLAMLLALSGRSHRVLTAVALAQHDRHEVRLVASEVEFRPIGRAEAEAYWASGEPCDKAGGYGIQGWGAVFVSRLSGSYSAVVGLPLCETAQLLDTFGLPRWCQAAT
- the rng gene encoding ribonuclease G, which produces MSEEILMNITPMESRVAVVENGVLQEVHVERTQRRGIVGNIYKGKVVRVLPGMQAAFVDIGLDRAAFIHASEISSREGNAVEPINALVHEGQSLVVQVTKDPIGTKGARLTTQLSIPSRYLVYMPRTSHVGISLRIEDEGERERLKQVVAECVAAEGIQEAGGFILRTAAEGAGKDEILMDIRYLRRLWEQIAGQMKTASAPSLIYEDLALAMRTLRDLVNPRIEKIRIDSRENFQKVTQFVGELMPELGDRLEHYPGERPIFDLYGVEDEIQKALERKVMLKSGGYLIIDPAEAMTTIDVNTGAFVGHRTLEETIFKTNLEAATAIARQLRLRNIGGIIIIDFIDMEDEEHRRQVLRTLEKQLERDHAKTNIIGITELGLVQMTRKRTRESLEQVLCEPCLACQGRGKLKTAETVCYEIFREILREARAYQAEGYRVLANQKVIDRLLDEESGNVADLEAFIGRSIKFQVESMYSQEQYDVVLL
- the mreB gene encoding rod shape-determining protein MreB, giving the protein MFKKLRGMFSSDLSIDLGTANTLIYVRDRGIVLDEPSVVAIRSHGNQKSVVAVGTEAKRMLGRTPGNINAIRPMKDGVIADFSVCEKMLQYFINKVHENSFLQPSPRVLICVPCKSTQVERRAIRESALGAGAREVFLIEEPMAAAIGAGLPVDEARGSMVVDIGGGTTEIALISLNGVVYAESVRVGGDRFDEAIVTYVRRNYGSLIGESTAERIKQEIGTAFPGGELREVDVRGRNLAEGVPRSFTLNSNEVLEALQESLATIVQAVKSALEQSPPELASDIAERGLVLTGGGALLRDLDKLLAQETGLPVIVAEEPLTCVARGGGRALEMMDRHAMDLLSTE
- a CDS encoding YhdP family protein, with amino-acid sequence MKGAAGLLGGLLHRLFGVTAGLLVLAALYVALGRQLVPLVAEYRQEVEARVEQAIGMPVAIGRLEGAWQGFAPQMLAHDVVLGDGAAAVRLDRLILVPDIAESLLARQPILRSLTLVGLHLGLVEGRDGGWAVKGLPQRSQGPAPDIERILRGLQAVRLLALEDSQVTFEPAGGPVATLSYVALALRSSADDWRLDGRTVLPDGQTLSLALRARGKASAWREAEADLYLSLPQSDWAAWLPKRSVGDWQLQALQAGGELWARWERGGLARAAARLNAAHLVAGYQARASVVLDDLAADLYVDRQADGDYRLQAERLSFDLGEQRLAETRLVVQRGAASGDWALRIDRLQVAPLAALAQALAPLPEAGLESLNALAPQGTLQDVRVAFRPGRSDEERLRYSARLDDIRIGDHHWIPAVEHASGTVSGTQYRGQLRLDSRDFSLQLAPLFPEAWAYRQARGTLSWRLDEEALTLVGSALQLEGEEGRLAGDFLIRLRRDPAAEDYMDLRVGLSDGDARFAGKYLPSRSPALSPALKDWLEQAIRGGTIEQGYFLYQGALNRGAPAEARSMGLYFKVHDAELAYRPGWPALRGGRGEVLIEDSGIRVRLAEGQILDSQVRDVRASIPREVDGPLQLAIQGAVTSSVADALTLLRDAPMGTQALFAGWQGEGRLEGQLDLQIPLAQGGKPRVAVDFHSEEARLSIPQPALAFDQLSGSFRYDSERGFSAERFSAQAFGRSVRGRAVATGSSGAPSTRIEAQGSIALERLAQWLGIEQPLPISGELPYQLRLGLDGADSLLQIDSSLLGASIDLPAPFGKAAGVRRDTSLRMTLQGPERRYSVRHGELAALNFAAPAEDWRQGRGELRLGPGAAVLPSRSGLRVRGRLDQLELQAWQAARERYLADAGGAAPAGGLLRGAELRIERFQGFGTDIAGLDVDLQRLTGAWSLGLQSDTISGRLELPDAPGATVTADLQQLRLPAASPQADGGDRPDPLAAVDPGRLPPMDIRIAQVWQGDTRLGPWALKLRPRESGVTFSDVDLELKGLKLQGSGSWAAGRTRYQGRLSGSNLADVLLAWGFAPSTTSESFRLDVDGSWPGSPAWFALSRYSGTLEPRLRKGQFVELEGGTQALRVFGLLNFNSIGRRLRLDFSDLFGKGYSYDRLTGSLVARDGVYRTEKAVTVSGPSSNLELSGTLDMVADRIDAKLLVTLPVSNNLPLAALIVGAPAVGGALFVFDKLLGDRVARFASVQYNVEGPWQSPRITFDKPFEKPE